A stretch of the Conger conger chromosome 3, fConCon1.1, whole genome shotgun sequence genome encodes the following:
- the LOC133124304 gene encoding drebrin-like isoform X3, translating into MALNLSKNRLAILTAYQDVIDETSSTDWALYVYEDDSDDITLASTGGGGLEEIADTFDSGHIMYGFCSLKEPSTILPHYILINWVGEDVPDARKCTCASHVATIAEFFQGVDVVVNASSVEDIDPVAIGQRLSNGTVPVASPVLSRLRTRDEEGMETVGTCYQKTNAEMELKKLNREEFWEKAKREEEMRKEEERRRAAEERQRFEEERMALERQEQEERERRYRERERQIEEHRRKLLAQEEEEAQGRLKANAEGNREGDPEKRESEVEVGQSAAAAAFIIGQRRSNPRDFFRQRERAMACSFDSSSVNFHRTDDDSRGESECGRGTILSATIPKIVTTPIPEESEDSARDEQAADLQEPPQSTAPQSRAPHRPAPAGPSKPQETDEPLDLWETMDDVRPHPHGRPQPLLSFDEFPEGLADEEEPSSLVDVGGAHQMTLSYQQALQSASGSDSQELDDGNLLLTNGDSLLKEGAQASEGYFSQSQEEEFAQSEECSSKEPPMPVLYNKPPEIDITCWDTDPVMEEDEYGAEE; encoded by the exons GGCTTTGTACGTGTATGAGGAcgacagtgatgacatcacactgGCATCAACAGGAG GGGGAGGACTGGAGGAGATTGCAGACACCTTTGACAGTGGGCACATCATGTACGGTTTCTGTAGCCTGAAGGAGCCATCCACCATCCTGCCCCACTACATCCTCATCAACTGG gTGGGAGAAGATGTTCCTGATGCCAGAAAGTGTACCTGCGCTAGTCATGTGGCCACAATTGCTGAATTCTTCCAG GGGGTGGATGTTGTGGTGAATGCTAGCAGTGTGGAGGACATCGACCCGGTGGCTATTGGGCAGAGGCTGAGCAACGGGACAGTTCCAGTGGCCAGCCCTGTTCTGAGCCGACTGCGGACCCGAGATGAGGAGGGGATGGAGactgtg GGCACCTGCTACCAGAAGACCAATGCGGAGATGGAGCTGAAGAAGCTTAACAGGGAGGAATTCTGGGAAAAGGCCAAG CGCGAGGAGGAGATGCGGaaggaggaggaaaggaggagggcAGCCGAGGAGAGGCAGAGGTTCGAGGAGGAGCGAATGGCACTGGAgcggcaggagcaggaggagagggagaggaggtacCGCGAGAGGGAGCGACAGATCGAGGAGCACAG GAGGAAGCTGCTGgcacaggaggaagaggaggctcaGGGGAGGCTGAAGGCCAAT GCAGAGGGGAACCGAGAAGGCGATCCAGAGAAGAGGGAGTCAGAAGTGGAGGTGGGTCAATCAGCTGCT GCAGCGGCATTCATCATTGGCCAGAGGAGGAGTAATCCACGGGACTtcttcagacagagagagagagcgatggcTTGCAGCTTCGACAGCTCCTCTGTCAACTTCCACAGGAcag ACGATGATTCTCGCGGGGAATCGGAGTGTGGCCGGGGGACCATCCTGTCGGCAACCATCCCCAAAATCGTCACCACGCCCATCCCGGAGGAGAGCGAGGACAGCGCTCGGGATGAGCAGG CCGCCGACCTGCAGGAGCCCCCCCAGAGTACGGCCCCCCAATCCAGAGCCCCCCACCGTCCCGCCCCTGCAGGACCCTCCAAGCCCCAGGAGACGGACGAGCCTCTGGACCTATGGGAGACGATGGACGACGTGCGGCCCCACCCCCACGGCCGCCCGCAGCCGCTCCTCAGCTTCGACGAGTTCCCCGAGGGGCTGGCGGACGAGGAGGAGCCCTCCAGCCTGGTGGACGTCGGCGGGGCCCACCAGATGACCCTCAGCTACCAGCAGGCCCTGCAGAGCGCCTCCGGGTCTGACAGCCAGGAGCTCGACGACGGAAACCTGCTCCTCACCAACGGGGACAGCCTGCTCAAAGAAGGAGCCCAG gccagTGAAGGCtacttcagccaatcacaggaggAGGAGTTTGCCCAATCAGAAGAGTGCTCTTCAAAAGAGCCTCCAATGCCAGTGCTGTACAACAAACCTCCAG AGATTGACATTACGTGCTGGGACACAGACCCAGTGATGGAGGAAGACGAGTATGGAGCAGAGGAATGA
- the LOC133124304 gene encoding drebrin-like isoform X4 — protein sequence MALNLSKNRLAILTAYQDVIDETSSTDWALYVYEDDSDDITLASTGGGGLEEIADTFDSGHIMYGFCSLKEPSTILPHYILINWVGEDVPDARKCTCASHVATIAEFFQGVDVVVNASSVEDIDPVAIGQRLSNGTVPVASPVLSRLRTRDEEGMETVGTCYQKTNAEMELKKLNREEFWEKAKREEEMRKEEERRRAAEERQRFEEERMALERQEQEERERRYRERERQIEEHRRKLLAQEEEEAQGRLKANAEGNREGDPEKRESEVEAAAFIIGQRRSNPRDFFRQRERAMACSFDSSSVNFHRTDDDSRGESECGRGTILSATIPKIVTTPIPEESEDSARDEQAADLQEPPQSTAPQSRAPHRPAPAGPSKPQETDEPLDLWETMDDVRPHPHGRPQPLLSFDEFPEGLADEEEPSSLVDVGGAHQMTLSYQQALQSASGSDSQELDDGNLLLTNGDSLLKEGAQASEGYFSQSQEEEFAQSEECSSKEPPMPVLYNKPPEIDITCWDTDPVMEEDEYGAEE from the exons GGCTTTGTACGTGTATGAGGAcgacagtgatgacatcacactgGCATCAACAGGAG GGGGAGGACTGGAGGAGATTGCAGACACCTTTGACAGTGGGCACATCATGTACGGTTTCTGTAGCCTGAAGGAGCCATCCACCATCCTGCCCCACTACATCCTCATCAACTGG gTGGGAGAAGATGTTCCTGATGCCAGAAAGTGTACCTGCGCTAGTCATGTGGCCACAATTGCTGAATTCTTCCAG GGGGTGGATGTTGTGGTGAATGCTAGCAGTGTGGAGGACATCGACCCGGTGGCTATTGGGCAGAGGCTGAGCAACGGGACAGTTCCAGTGGCCAGCCCTGTTCTGAGCCGACTGCGGACCCGAGATGAGGAGGGGATGGAGactgtg GGCACCTGCTACCAGAAGACCAATGCGGAGATGGAGCTGAAGAAGCTTAACAGGGAGGAATTCTGGGAAAAGGCCAAG CGCGAGGAGGAGATGCGGaaggaggaggaaaggaggagggcAGCCGAGGAGAGGCAGAGGTTCGAGGAGGAGCGAATGGCACTGGAgcggcaggagcaggaggagagggagaggaggtacCGCGAGAGGGAGCGACAGATCGAGGAGCACAG GAGGAAGCTGCTGgcacaggaggaagaggaggctcaGGGGAGGCTGAAGGCCAAT GCAGAGGGGAACCGAGAAGGCGATCCAGAGAAGAGGGAGTCAGAAGTGGAG GCAGCGGCATTCATCATTGGCCAGAGGAGGAGTAATCCACGGGACTtcttcagacagagagagagagcgatggcTTGCAGCTTCGACAGCTCCTCTGTCAACTTCCACAGGAcag ACGATGATTCTCGCGGGGAATCGGAGTGTGGCCGGGGGACCATCCTGTCGGCAACCATCCCCAAAATCGTCACCACGCCCATCCCGGAGGAGAGCGAGGACAGCGCTCGGGATGAGCAGG CCGCCGACCTGCAGGAGCCCCCCCAGAGTACGGCCCCCCAATCCAGAGCCCCCCACCGTCCCGCCCCTGCAGGACCCTCCAAGCCCCAGGAGACGGACGAGCCTCTGGACCTATGGGAGACGATGGACGACGTGCGGCCCCACCCCCACGGCCGCCCGCAGCCGCTCCTCAGCTTCGACGAGTTCCCCGAGGGGCTGGCGGACGAGGAGGAGCCCTCCAGCCTGGTGGACGTCGGCGGGGCCCACCAGATGACCCTCAGCTACCAGCAGGCCCTGCAGAGCGCCTCCGGGTCTGACAGCCAGGAGCTCGACGACGGAAACCTGCTCCTCACCAACGGGGACAGCCTGCTCAAAGAAGGAGCCCAG gccagTGAAGGCtacttcagccaatcacaggaggAGGAGTTTGCCCAATCAGAAGAGTGCTCTTCAAAAGAGCCTCCAATGCCAGTGCTGTACAACAAACCTCCAG AGATTGACATTACGTGCTGGGACACAGACCCAGTGATGGAGGAAGACGAGTATGGAGCAGAGGAATGA
- the LOC133124304 gene encoding drebrin-like isoform X1, with translation MALNLSKNRLAILTAYQDVIDETSSTDWALYVYEDDSDDITLASTGGGGLEEIADTFDSGHIMYGFCSLKEPSTILPHYILINWVGEDVPDARKCTCASHVATIAEFFQGVDVVVNASSVEDIDPVAIGQRLSNGTVPVASPVLSRLRTRDEEGMETVGTCYQKTNAEMELKKLNREEFWEKAKREEEMRKEEERRRAAEERQRFEEERMALERQEQEERERRYRERERQIEEHRRKLLAQEEEEAQGRLKANAEGNREGDPEKRESEVEVGQSAAAAAFIIGQRRSNPRDFFRQRERAMACSFDSSSVNFHRTGRLESPFLKSQQSLPEPSWPPYRPPQAYSVPHIRLHSGLPDDDSRGESECGRGTILSATIPKIVTTPIPEESEDSARDEQAADLQEPPQSTAPQSRAPHRPAPAGPSKPQETDEPLDLWETMDDVRPHPHGRPQPLLSFDEFPEGLADEEEPSSLVDVGGAHQMTLSYQQALQSASGSDSQELDDGNLLLTNGDSLLKEGAQASEGYFSQSQEEEFAQSEECSSKEPPMPVLYNKPPEIDITCWDTDPVMEEDEYGAEE, from the exons GGCTTTGTACGTGTATGAGGAcgacagtgatgacatcacactgGCATCAACAGGAG GGGGAGGACTGGAGGAGATTGCAGACACCTTTGACAGTGGGCACATCATGTACGGTTTCTGTAGCCTGAAGGAGCCATCCACCATCCTGCCCCACTACATCCTCATCAACTGG gTGGGAGAAGATGTTCCTGATGCCAGAAAGTGTACCTGCGCTAGTCATGTGGCCACAATTGCTGAATTCTTCCAG GGGGTGGATGTTGTGGTGAATGCTAGCAGTGTGGAGGACATCGACCCGGTGGCTATTGGGCAGAGGCTGAGCAACGGGACAGTTCCAGTGGCCAGCCCTGTTCTGAGCCGACTGCGGACCCGAGATGAGGAGGGGATGGAGactgtg GGCACCTGCTACCAGAAGACCAATGCGGAGATGGAGCTGAAGAAGCTTAACAGGGAGGAATTCTGGGAAAAGGCCAAG CGCGAGGAGGAGATGCGGaaggaggaggaaaggaggagggcAGCCGAGGAGAGGCAGAGGTTCGAGGAGGAGCGAATGGCACTGGAgcggcaggagcaggaggagagggagaggaggtacCGCGAGAGGGAGCGACAGATCGAGGAGCACAG GAGGAAGCTGCTGgcacaggaggaagaggaggctcaGGGGAGGCTGAAGGCCAAT GCAGAGGGGAACCGAGAAGGCGATCCAGAGAAGAGGGAGTCAGAAGTGGAGGTGGGTCAATCAGCTGCT GCAGCGGCATTCATCATTGGCCAGAGGAGGAGTAATCCACGGGACTtcttcagacagagagagagagcgatggcTTGCAGCTTCGACAGCTCCTCTGTCAACTTCCACAGGAcag GCCGGTTGGAAAGCCCCTTCTTGAAGTCGCAGCAAAGTCTTCCTGAGCCCAGCTGGCCCCCCTACCGACCCCCACAGGCATACAGTGTGCCCCATATCAGACTGCACTCAGGTCTACCTG ACGATGATTCTCGCGGGGAATCGGAGTGTGGCCGGGGGACCATCCTGTCGGCAACCATCCCCAAAATCGTCACCACGCCCATCCCGGAGGAGAGCGAGGACAGCGCTCGGGATGAGCAGG CCGCCGACCTGCAGGAGCCCCCCCAGAGTACGGCCCCCCAATCCAGAGCCCCCCACCGTCCCGCCCCTGCAGGACCCTCCAAGCCCCAGGAGACGGACGAGCCTCTGGACCTATGGGAGACGATGGACGACGTGCGGCCCCACCCCCACGGCCGCCCGCAGCCGCTCCTCAGCTTCGACGAGTTCCCCGAGGGGCTGGCGGACGAGGAGGAGCCCTCCAGCCTGGTGGACGTCGGCGGGGCCCACCAGATGACCCTCAGCTACCAGCAGGCCCTGCAGAGCGCCTCCGGGTCTGACAGCCAGGAGCTCGACGACGGAAACCTGCTCCTCACCAACGGGGACAGCCTGCTCAAAGAAGGAGCCCAG gccagTGAAGGCtacttcagccaatcacaggaggAGGAGTTTGCCCAATCAGAAGAGTGCTCTTCAAAAGAGCCTCCAATGCCAGTGCTGTACAACAAACCTCCAG AGATTGACATTACGTGCTGGGACACAGACCCAGTGATGGAGGAAGACGAGTATGGAGCAGAGGAATGA
- the LOC133124304 gene encoding drebrin-like isoform X2: MALNLSKNRLAILTAYQDVIDETSSTDWALYVYEDDSDDITLASTGGGGLEEIADTFDSGHIMYGFCSLKEPSTILPHYILINWVGEDVPDARKCTCASHVATIAEFFQGVDVVVNASSVEDIDPVAIGQRLSNGTVPVASPVLSRLRTRDEEGMETVGTCYQKTNAEMELKKLNREEFWEKAKREEEMRKEEERRRAAEERQRFEEERMALERQEQEERERRYRERERQIEEHRRKLLAQEEEEAQGRLKANAEGNREGDPEKRESEVEAAAFIIGQRRSNPRDFFRQRERAMACSFDSSSVNFHRTGRLESPFLKSQQSLPEPSWPPYRPPQAYSVPHIRLHSGLPDDDSRGESECGRGTILSATIPKIVTTPIPEESEDSARDEQAADLQEPPQSTAPQSRAPHRPAPAGPSKPQETDEPLDLWETMDDVRPHPHGRPQPLLSFDEFPEGLADEEEPSSLVDVGGAHQMTLSYQQALQSASGSDSQELDDGNLLLTNGDSLLKEGAQASEGYFSQSQEEEFAQSEECSSKEPPMPVLYNKPPEIDITCWDTDPVMEEDEYGAEE, encoded by the exons GGCTTTGTACGTGTATGAGGAcgacagtgatgacatcacactgGCATCAACAGGAG GGGGAGGACTGGAGGAGATTGCAGACACCTTTGACAGTGGGCACATCATGTACGGTTTCTGTAGCCTGAAGGAGCCATCCACCATCCTGCCCCACTACATCCTCATCAACTGG gTGGGAGAAGATGTTCCTGATGCCAGAAAGTGTACCTGCGCTAGTCATGTGGCCACAATTGCTGAATTCTTCCAG GGGGTGGATGTTGTGGTGAATGCTAGCAGTGTGGAGGACATCGACCCGGTGGCTATTGGGCAGAGGCTGAGCAACGGGACAGTTCCAGTGGCCAGCCCTGTTCTGAGCCGACTGCGGACCCGAGATGAGGAGGGGATGGAGactgtg GGCACCTGCTACCAGAAGACCAATGCGGAGATGGAGCTGAAGAAGCTTAACAGGGAGGAATTCTGGGAAAAGGCCAAG CGCGAGGAGGAGATGCGGaaggaggaggaaaggaggagggcAGCCGAGGAGAGGCAGAGGTTCGAGGAGGAGCGAATGGCACTGGAgcggcaggagcaggaggagagggagaggaggtacCGCGAGAGGGAGCGACAGATCGAGGAGCACAG GAGGAAGCTGCTGgcacaggaggaagaggaggctcaGGGGAGGCTGAAGGCCAAT GCAGAGGGGAACCGAGAAGGCGATCCAGAGAAGAGGGAGTCAGAAGTGGAG GCAGCGGCATTCATCATTGGCCAGAGGAGGAGTAATCCACGGGACTtcttcagacagagagagagagcgatggcTTGCAGCTTCGACAGCTCCTCTGTCAACTTCCACAGGAcag GCCGGTTGGAAAGCCCCTTCTTGAAGTCGCAGCAAAGTCTTCCTGAGCCCAGCTGGCCCCCCTACCGACCCCCACAGGCATACAGTGTGCCCCATATCAGACTGCACTCAGGTCTACCTG ACGATGATTCTCGCGGGGAATCGGAGTGTGGCCGGGGGACCATCCTGTCGGCAACCATCCCCAAAATCGTCACCACGCCCATCCCGGAGGAGAGCGAGGACAGCGCTCGGGATGAGCAGG CCGCCGACCTGCAGGAGCCCCCCCAGAGTACGGCCCCCCAATCCAGAGCCCCCCACCGTCCCGCCCCTGCAGGACCCTCCAAGCCCCAGGAGACGGACGAGCCTCTGGACCTATGGGAGACGATGGACGACGTGCGGCCCCACCCCCACGGCCGCCCGCAGCCGCTCCTCAGCTTCGACGAGTTCCCCGAGGGGCTGGCGGACGAGGAGGAGCCCTCCAGCCTGGTGGACGTCGGCGGGGCCCACCAGATGACCCTCAGCTACCAGCAGGCCCTGCAGAGCGCCTCCGGGTCTGACAGCCAGGAGCTCGACGACGGAAACCTGCTCCTCACCAACGGGGACAGCCTGCTCAAAGAAGGAGCCCAG gccagTGAAGGCtacttcagccaatcacaggaggAGGAGTTTGCCCAATCAGAAGAGTGCTCTTCAAAAGAGCCTCCAATGCCAGTGCTGTACAACAAACCTCCAG AGATTGACATTACGTGCTGGGACACAGACCCAGTGATGGAGGAAGACGAGTATGGAGCAGAGGAATGA
- the LOC133125086 gene encoding proline-rich protein 7-like, which translates to MVMSQGTYTFLTCFAGFWLVWALVVLLCCFCNSLQRRLKRQRERRLRQHILDTPPAGEPPHGTAPPPAQQGSWTAAPDLSGKPPSYEDAVLMEDPPPPYSAILGDARGGTCPDPEGRTPREPESSETSKPAPDSKLSKRAGRGYSSVIHLPTAVHCESRGPLLSTLELNCNNLPNRGLAPGTMSNPVLAPGTTPTDLRLGPPLLDRTYALPTAFPVFGRSTAV; encoded by the exons atggtgatgtcacagggCACCTATACCTTCCTGACCTGCTTCGCAGGGTTCTGGCTGGTGTGGGCACTCGTGGTGCTTCTCTGCTGCTTCTGTAACTCCCTGCAGCGCAGGCTGAAGCgccagagggagaggaggctcCGCCAACACATCCTGGACACGCCCCCTGCTGGGGAGCCCCCGCACGGCaccgcccctccccccgcccaaCAGGGGAGCTGGACCGCGGCACCAG ATCTTTCCGGAAAGCCCCCGAGCTACGAGGACGCCGTGCTGATGgaggaccccccacccccctacagCGCAATCCTGGGTGACGCCCGTGGGGGAACGTGCCCCGATCCCGAGGGAAGGACACCCAGAGAGCCGGAGAGCTCCGAGACCAGTAAGCCGGCCCCTGACAGCAAGCTTTCCAAGCGGGCCGGGCGGGGCTACTCCTCTGTCATACATCTCCCCACGGCTGTACACTGTGAATCCAGAGGCCCACTCCTCTCCACCCTGGAGCTGAACTGCAACAACCTCCCCAACCGCGGTCTCGCACCTGGGACCATGTCCAACCCTGTCCTCGCCCCTGGGACTACGCCCACTGACCTCAGACTGGGCCCACCCCTGCTGGACCGTACCTACGCCCTGCCTACTGCCTTTCCTGTTTTTGGAAGGAGTACGGCAGTGTGA